From the Candidatus Brocadiia bacterium genome, one window contains:
- a CDS encoding prenyltransferase/squalene oxidase repeat-containing protein, producing the protein MAPNYGQEVEIKEGSIAAHLLDEKLDIGMWLQESVLKMAPMWLASIAFHVFIILVLSTISTGPGHKIDDSITVVDLDKKIPPPVDEIKEEFKEEEIEKETEEEEILKPEVETESEEDTDKDLTPSPLKGKGVYDSIGIGGGLGGGGGRRGGRRKKAPAATEDAVLAGLIWLAKHQNPDGSWGAKRFMNQCKGARCGGPGEEEFDVGLTGVSLLAFTGAGYTPSSKDEYEGICFGVVVKKAANFLVGVQDTQGAYGGVKPGKFMYNQAIATYAVADLYGLIKDSPSGVIFKDAAQKGVDYLVSIQNPGKAWRYQPRDGQNDTSVSGWAAMAIKSAQLSELNVEHTVFDSIKSFYDDVTNQTDGVVGYTELGSVAVKSNERDPKIQPSMTAIGIMVRVFIDKNTKDPIIKKGVDRILQDLPTWNPSKLGEIDYYYWFYASYCLNQFDGPDGPCWKRWNEKMKEVLVKNQHPKTDGCSWGSWDPNDRWGEEGSRIYSTAINCLTLEVYYRLGITRLK; encoded by the coding sequence ATGGCACCAAATTACGGACAAGAAGTAGAAATCAAAGAAGGCTCTATCGCCGCCCATCTGCTGGATGAAAAGCTGGATATCGGGATGTGGCTCCAAGAGTCCGTACTCAAAATGGCACCAATGTGGTTGGCCTCTATAGCTTTCCACGTTTTTATCATTCTGGTGCTTTCCACCATCTCTACCGGCCCGGGCCATAAAATAGACGATTCTATTACGGTTGTTGACTTGGACAAAAAAATCCCTCCGCCGGTTGATGAAATAAAAGAAGAGTTCAAAGAAGAAGAAATAGAAAAGGAAACCGAGGAAGAAGAAATCCTCAAACCCGAGGTGGAGACAGAATCAGAAGAGGATACTGACAAGGATTTAACCCCTTCACCCTTGAAAGGTAAGGGCGTATATGACAGTATCGGTATCGGCGGCGGATTAGGCGGCGGCGGCGGACGTCGCGGCGGACGGAGAAAAAAAGCCCCGGCCGCAACCGAAGACGCCGTTCTGGCCGGCTTAATCTGGCTGGCCAAACACCAGAATCCTGATGGCTCCTGGGGCGCCAAGCGGTTCATGAACCAATGCAAGGGCGCGCGCTGCGGCGGACCGGGCGAAGAAGAATTCGACGTCGGCCTAACCGGCGTCTCTCTCCTGGCATTCACTGGCGCCGGATACACCCCGTCTTCCAAAGACGAGTACGAAGGCATTTGCTTCGGCGTAGTCGTTAAGAAAGCGGCTAATTTCCTGGTTGGAGTCCAAGACACCCAGGGCGCTTACGGCGGAGTAAAACCGGGCAAATTTATGTATAACCAGGCCATTGCGACTTACGCCGTCGCCGACCTTTACGGTCTGATCAAAGACAGCCCCAGCGGCGTTATATTCAAAGACGCCGCCCAGAAAGGCGTTGACTATCTGGTCAGCATCCAGAACCCGGGCAAGGCCTGGCGCTACCAGCCGCGCGACGGCCAGAATGACACCTCGGTTTCCGGATGGGCCGCCATGGCCATCAAATCAGCCCAACTTTCCGAACTTAACGTCGAACACACCGTTTTTGACAGCATTAAATCGTTTTATGACGATGTCACTAACCAGACCGACGGCGTGGTCGGTTACACCGAACTAGGCAGTGTGGCCGTTAAATCCAACGAAAGAGACCCTAAAATCCAGCCATCTATGACCGCCATCGGCATTATGGTCCGGGTCTTCATCGATAAGAACACCAAAGACCCGATTATCAAGAAAGGCGTGGACAGAATTCTTCAGGACCTGCCCACCTGGAACCCGTCAAAACTCGGCGAAATAGATTATTACTACTGGTTCTACGCGTCGTACTGCCTCAACCAGTTCGACGGCCCGGACGGCCCTTGCTGGAAAAGATGGAACGAAAAAATGAAAGAAGTCCTTGTTAAAAACCAGCACCCTAAAACAGACGGCTGCTCTTGGGGTTCCTGGGACCCGAATGACCGCTGGGGCGAAGAAGGCAGCCGGATTTATTCCACGGCCATCAACTGCCTGACCCTTGAGGTTTATTACCGGCTGGGTATAACAAGGTTGAAATAA